GTGTtgtgttaacctatttcgtaatattcactaatgggttaAAACGAGTTGACACGATACGACCCGctatgttaacgggtcgtgttagggtttaagattttgacacgataagcttaacgggtcgggttagggttgagctatatagtataatatatatgttttgacacGACATGAACACGACTCGTTAACacaatttgacacccctaaATAGTTGAAATATTTCATGAATCGATCTAAACTTTCACGTCTCCAAAACAGAACACGTGCCTGAAGTAGACACGATCCCAGCTTCATGTTGCAACTAAAAATTTATATAGTTTGATAACCGGTCTATATTTATAGAACTGTaaagaagtaatgatgaaacatatttatataatttgaaatatatttatatttttcagttttaatcgAATgtcaattaattaagaaaaaaagtaaccaagtttaaaattttgacaaaattataaaattgtcAAGTCCTAAATAAAAAGGTCTAAAAGTACTAAGTTAATATATGTTGTAATATTATTAGCTTGAAAAACAAGAACGGATAGGATAAATATAAcatacaaataatctatttttcttttatttgttcaGCTTCTAAaagcttgattttctttttcttggctAATATATACAAACCAcaaatgtatattaatattatgaaattattattataaatattatatatatatcaaaagaaatatgttaaaaatttattaggtcataaaatttaattaatataaatattttatattaataacatatgatcaaacaaattacaaaaattcatatttaatattagagttttatgttttaattataatataaaagtatttcattaatgacatataattatatatatattatatatatataagtattttattatttatataatattaaaagtttaatttatatatatatatatatatttttacacttccAACCAGTTTTTACAGTATAGAAATCAATTTCAATTGGGTCGATCAACGGGTCCAGACACTTTTTTCAGTTTTCCGATTTAAACTTTCATTTCTAACAATACACATTTGGCCTAACTGCTTctagttaaaaataaaagaaaagaaacaataaaCAAACTAGACTGAATTCGACAACTATCGACACTTACACTACCAAACGTCTATGGTACAAAATGCTAGGtttttttaaggagaccgatatCATTTTTCACGTCACatcaatatgaaaagaaaatctaaataaatataaattaataatgttatatataatctaaaGTGTATAAACATGATTCAGtcactttaaaaataataaaatctattattaaaaaattaatttatttttaaaaacagttttatatttatttattttatttaaaattagtaCACTTACATACTTACATTGTAATTATAATTTCTCATATACATAATTTCTCATATACAGTTATTCTTTTTAACTTAGTGGCTAAAGCTcacataaatgataaaatttaatttatgagatttatatattaagatttatctTTTAtgacattttattaaatatactctatactaaattaaattatgtaatataaacattttattaaatatactcAACACgtttgagaatataattttcCTATAAGAAATTAGTCGATTTCATGATATAAACATACAAGAGGTGTAGTTGAACTGGTACTCAAATTTCAAGACGTTTTTACCTTGAACAAGAGACAAGCACAAAtactgaaaaacaaaaaagtaatgGGATGGTTCCCAAAACTATCTGCAGCTGCCAAGACAGcaggaagatgaagaacaattacaaatgTAAAGCATGCATTCGTCAACAGGCAACAACCATACGGCCACCCTCAAAAGACATGCATTCGTCACCTTGCCTTGGGAGTGCAGAACCGACGCACCAAGTACAAACAAAACTCTTTGAATGCGCAATCCAGTTAATTTGTACTAGTATTTACTGCACACCTTTTTTCCAACAGTACTTTTTGCTGAACAGGCGTGTGCATGGTATTACGCTCCGAAgaacaacccaaaaaaaaaaaaaaaaaaagccaaaatcTGAAACAACATGCATTGAAGATTTGGTATCAATCCAGATAGGGATCCTAAATGCCAGATAAATTTAAGAAGTGATGTAAAAGCTCACCAACAGCAAAGGATTTTTTTCCAATCTGTTCATTTACCGCTCCTATATTTGCAACAACATTTGTACACCTCAATGCAAAGGGTAAAAGGACAGGccgaaaagagaagaaaagagtaCTACACTCTAAAGAAAGTCCCCCAATAATTTGAGAGAAATTAAAAGGAAAGGAAGGGTCATGATCTCTTCTATGTAAATGGACAATATTGCCAATCTGAGCCGTCAAAACTGGAATTTTTGACTCGTTAATTTGTTTGCTTTGGCTTCAACCCTAAAACCGGATAATCAAGCCCCAGCTCCATCTTACATGTGCCGAAACCGGTACTGGAGCCACCAACACAGGCCTCAACCTTTCTCTTCTTCACTGGAACCACGTGATTGGCACGCGACACTGGCTCGAGTCCAAGGGTCAATTCCAGGCCTATCTCACTGTCCTGACCTTGCTCGTTAGCCTTTGGGCCGGACTCCGGCTCCGAAAGAAACAACACCGAAGCCTCGGCGGTCTCAACGGAGATTATACTCTCGGTTTCTTTGCTCTCGCCCTCCACGTTAGCGGCCAGCTCGGACTGGTGGCTCAGCGACGACTCGTGGCTGGTCGACCTGTTCAACTCCTGCGTACAGCACCCACCATCCCATTTGGGCTTCACGTCCAGAGACGAGTCTTCAGCGGCACCAAGCCCAACCTTGCTCGCCCTCGGCTTGATCACGGAGCGCTTGAAACGGCACCTCGTCTTGACCCGGTGGAGATCGTTGGACGCGGCCGAATTCTCGTCCTTCGACACATGACGAATGTCATAGGCCTTGAGGGGTGGTCCATGGTCGCTCGCCGCAGCTTCGGAGGTGATAGGGGTGATCGGCGCACCCTTTAGCACGGCTTCCACCGCGGATTGGCAGAGCTGCCAACTCCCCGACCATAACAACCCGACTGACCCATAAATCGGGTTCACTATCCTCCCACATGCCTCATATAGCAAGGACCTGAAAATCGCTGTAAccccaaaaaaatattattaatctttaCTTCTCCGAATGTGATTGGGAATATATGAATCCCTATAGTTTctaggaaaataaaaatgcataaaCATAATGGACCAGAAAATAATATGACAGGTTCAACTCTGAAGCATCTTTTTTTGGATCGTACAAGAAAAGGAAGTGATAATGGGGCATGGGGGCTAACCAGGGCGAAGGTGTTCGGGGCCAGCGTTGATGAGGTTCATAAGGCCAGCGCGGCCGTAGAACTTAGCAAGGAACACTGTAGCGTTGGCTTGGGACTCGGGGCTCTTGATCCACATCAAACAAGGCCTGATACTGCAATTTTCGCTGCATCCCTTGCGTAGGACCCGGCACCCATTGCAGCTCATACGCATTTTTGTACAAACCGATTAAAGCACAACACAGAAGGGATATATAGaaactggagagagagagagagagagagagagttgtgggTTTTGGGAATCTGGAGGAGAATAACAAGAAGGATGTGTGGGTATATAAGCGAAGCGATTGTAGGGTTGCCAAAAGAACGAAGATTCTAAGATTATTGTTGTGGTAGGGGGGCCGCTGGGTTTTCAGGACCTGGCCAGGATACGCAGTTGTTTTTAGGTTTCCTGAAACACTGGTTTCCACATTCAAGGAGGTTGGGCattgaaccactttaaaaaaacgaagtataagaaaattaataaaaaacaaaacatatgaCTCATAGTACCGCTCTCACTCTTGGCGCGTACATCCAAACCCCCAATCATGGGAACCTGAACAATGTCCCCATTGGGACGTAAACCCAGTGGAGTTGGCAACAAAACTTTTATGACAGCAACTTTTGGCTTTGTGCTCGAAGATTGACCTTGGCTGGATACTTTAATTGCAATCCTTACCAAGGGGAGAGAGAGTAACGGTTGAGGAGGGTAAGATAGTAACTTGGCTGGAAAGAAGACGAAAGTGGAAGGGGGTAGCTGGAGCGATGTCGTGGAGGGCGGCATGCAAGTGGGTACAAAAATTTAGGAAGGAAGAGAGCGGCGCGTGGCAGACACGTTATGGTGTCAGGGTGCGGTCGAATCGCCACATATCGTGGGGGACCTGGCCCCACCTGGAGCTCCAAgcagtattttttaataaaaacataaaaaagctCCTGGTTTCCGGGAAGTCGTATTGGGTCTAAAACTGCTATTGTAAGCAAAACCTGTGACCGGTTTCAGGTTTTGGTTGTGGGACTGTGGGCGGGCGCAGTAGAAGACCTATTTAAGCCAACGGTTTTGCTTTCTCTCTCATCAACGTCCTCTCTAATTTCATGCTTATCTCCTACTTTGAGGTCAAACTTGAGGATTATCCTACGTGGGGTTAAACAAACAAGACCCACGTGAAAACTACCTGCAATTACCCCGTAGGTTACCTTCTTAAAAAAACAACTACTGTCAAATGTCAATCACTAACCGTGGCCCCGATATATGCGCATCTACTAGAATGTCAAAAATGTCTTCAAACcagatcattattttttaattgtgtgGACTTAACATTCACATGTCCATATATAAAGAgaaattttttaacttatgaCGGTATATTTAATTTACACTCCAGCCCCCCGTTATGTGACAATCGGATTCTATCAAATGAATCGGCTCCTCTCCCTCAATTCAATATCTTCCATTTTTCATTCATAGTTATTCCTCCCGCAAGGAATTGAAGTCCCATCTCCGCTACGAATCTCTTCTCCTCGCTTCATAAGACAATCAAAGTATAGACTTCCCAAAACTCGACCTGTGTCCCAAAATCTCCTCCACTCTTCTCTCTATGAAAAtttttgagatatatatatatatatgtatgtatatgtcaTCCGGGTTGGACTCCATTGTGCACAGCAGCCAAAAGTGAAAGAGCCAATGCACAATAACTGAAATGAAAGAGTTGATTCTACCTGATCCTTACTCTATCACCCTCCTTTTTTTATTCTCTGTAATTCTAGGATAAACACATACATTTGAAGACTGAGAACACGTCCCCTTGCATCCAGATCCGCATCTCCCGAAGGCAAGATTAATTTTCCTAACCACATaatcttcttcaaattgtttatacaataattttaaatatatgatatagtaCTATGTTTGTGTTTTATCATACTCTGTGTTGATAATTATACAACCTTTTATCAATTTGACTAATAAGAAGTATGTGATATAGGGGATGTAAAAACAAGAAGTTTCACTAGCAATTATCAGAGGGAGGGGGAAACTCAGGGCAAAGGAGTGGAGAGGCGAACGCGGGGTGGAAGATGTCCTCAAATTCAAAATGGCCATCTTCTAGATGCAAACCTTAAAGGTGTGTTTCATAAAAACCACATCAAGTGTGTGGTGTATAATGAACAATTGTTGATGTATAGAATTTCTCGAATATAAATATACTAATAACCTTGCAagtttgagattattttatttttgataaggaTATGTAgagatgtttttttattttttatttgtattcttttatatttttgtacatAAATGATTTTGTTACAAGTGCAACTAGTCTGTGAGGATAGTTCAACTCGTTcgataatatgattttttttttatgtgaaattatttgtaatattatatataattatatattgtgCAAGTGCCGCgcattatttttgaaaaaaatagaatttagtattaaaaatttattttgttatataaatattatatttattcattttatttaaaaaaaaatatgcagtaCTTACACACCCTACGGCACATCAGTTCTATTTCCCTAAAACTAAGGATTCCCACAATATTTGATGCAATGGTTGGCCGCTCATAATTTGGAAGAAGAAAACGACCCCCACTAATTTCCCAACATTAATATTACAATTCATTAACTCTCtaatgatttaattatatactgTTAGTCCATTTCCCAGGAGCTAGCATTAATTAAGCCAaacttaatttttcttaattaatattctGCTgtcaaaagaaatattattaatgttcatatataattattagtcGTATTTTTCAGTATTTATATTCTTAACTCGATTCATTTGTCTCTGTCggtgatatattattatatacatgAACCAAGGTCCACGTTTCTGAATCTAACCCGAAACtaacaaatattgtttttttttttttcccaatttattTATGCACTATTCTtccattgatttcttttttttccgtCTTACTCAATCATTCGCTTGTTGAAATGAAATTTGTTGGTTTAGGTCGCTCTCAAGCATTCAATGTTTGATTCCATAGACTTTGCTTGTTTAAGTTTGGATTTTAATTCCAAAATTAGTCAACTGGGTTTCTACACGAAACGAGAAATTCACCAAATAAGCTATCCAGTCTCCGGTTCATCTAATGCACGCTACACTCTTTCTACGTCacggtttattattaaaataaatcggATTACCCTTTACTCTTCTCCTTACGCACTCTCTCCTCCATTACCCCTTAATTTGACGCCCTCACCTCAGACTCTTCTCCCCCTTCTTCATCTCCCCTAATTGCAGCTACCCTTCACCATTACCGTGAGACTCTTCTCTCTCACCCATCGCCTTTCACGTCTCTCTCCCTTGAACGAAGACCCATCTCTCTCACCCCCTTCAATCTCGAACCCTAGAAGAATTCGTCCTTGATGGATTCCAAGACCATCTAACTCCCTTCCTTCAACCTCTTCTTGCCATTCCCGAagatactttatttttatttttatttttaatttctaccTTCCAAAATGTCTCTTTCCTTCATTAGTTTTGTGTTTGTTAGATTTATGTTTTGTCTTTTAATGGTTG
This is a stretch of genomic DNA from Carya illinoinensis cultivar Pawnee chromosome 3, C.illinoinensisPawnee_v1, whole genome shotgun sequence. It encodes these proteins:
- the LOC122302811 gene encoding LOB domain-containing protein 41-like, with product MRMSCNGCRVLRKGCSENCSIRPCLMWIKSPESQANATVFLAKFYGRAGLMNLINAGPEHLRPAIFRSLLYEACGRIVNPIYGSVGLLWSGSWQLCQSAVEAVLKGAPITPITSEAAASDHGPPLKAYDIRHVSKDENSAASNDLHRVKTRCRFKRSVIKPRASKVGLGAAEDSSLDVKPKWDGGCCTQELNRSTSHESSLSHQSELAANVEGESKETESIISVETAEASVLFLSEPESGPKANEQGQDSEIGLELTLGLEPVSRANHVVPVKKRKVEACVGGSSTGFGTCKMELGLDYPVLGLKPKQTN